The following are encoded in a window of Oncorhynchus keta strain PuntledgeMale-10-30-2019 chromosome 10, Oket_V2, whole genome shotgun sequence genomic DNA:
- the LOC118388211 gene encoding major histocompatibility complex class I-related gene protein-like isoform X1 has translation MGKLSIFLFVLSFYTIVNAGSGSHSLWALATYIIGETPFPEFTVVLMLDDVQIGYYDSNMKLSVYRGYHITDKMNDEAQDGTYVLGTMYHHMKERSFRLKHHLNLTEGVHVQQRIGGCEILHNGEPALIMTKNSFNGIFADYAVYYNMTHFTYDSGQLLLGYNWMRQATERTLYANVWLPICINTLKKWLNRENNFVMRRVPPRLRLIKKEVSGDLQVICLAFGFYPRHINLTLLRDGHPVAEQDLTGGEVLPSGDGTYQLRKSIYVSTEELREKHNYTCTASHLSLNNKLDVSWESGAERVHLFILSGPLVMALIVILFCILICLARRIRAASQNLQLVSVDALEADERNLSSDSEI, from the exons ATGGGCAAACTGTCAATCTTTTTGTTTGTTCTTTCATTTTACACCATTGTCAACGCAG GTTCAGGATCACATTCTCTGTGGGCACTTGCAACATACATAATCGGAGAGACGCCTTTCCCTGAGTTTacagttgtgttgatgttggaTGATGTTCAAATAGGTTACTATGACTCCAACATGAAACTGTCTGTCTACAGGGGTTACCATATTACAGACAAAATGAATGACGAAGCTCAGGATGGAACTTATGTACTTGGAACTATGTACCACCACATGAAAGAGAGATCATTTCGCCTAAAGCACCACTTAAATCTCACGGAAGGTGTTCACGTTCAGCAGAGAATCGGTGGCTGTGAGATACTGCACAATGGTGAACCGGCCCTGATCATGACAAAGAACTCTTTTAATGGAATTTTTGCAGATTATGCGGTATATTACAACATGACACATTTTACATATGATTCTGGGCAACTACTACTAGGATATAATTGGATGAGGCAAGCAACTGAAAGAACACTTTATGCTAATGTTTGGCTTCCTATTTGCATCAACACACTGAAAAAATGGCTGAACAGAGAAAATAACTTTGTGATGCGGAGAGTGCCTCCCAGACTCCGGTTGATAAAGAAAGAGGTTTCTGGAGACCTCCAGGTGATCTGCCTGGCGTTTGGTTTCTACCCCCGCCACATAAACTTGACCCTGCTGAGAGATGGCCATCCAGTGGCAGAACAGGATCTGACAGGGGGGGAGGTTCTGCCTAGTGGAGACGGGACCTACCAGCTGAGGAAGAGTATTTATGTCAGTACTGAGGAGCTAAGGGAGAAACACAACTACACCTGCACTGCCTCTCACCTCAGTCTGAACAACAAGCTGGATGTCAGTTGGGAGTCTGGGGCAGAGAGAGTTCACCTATTCATCCTCTCAGGTCCACTGGTGATGGCGCTGATTGTTATTCTGTTCTGCATTTTAATTTGCCTCGCAAGGAGGATACGCGCCGCATCGCAGAATTTGCAACTAGTCAGCGTTGATGCATTAGAGGCAGATGAAAGGAACCTGTCATCAGATTCTGAGATCTAA
- the LOC118388211 gene encoding major histocompatibility complex class I-related gene protein-like isoform X2 → MLHKATLQNHGQTVNLFVCSFILHHCQRRGYHITDKMNDEAQDGTYVLGTMYHHMKERSFRLKHHLNLTEGVHVQQRIGGCEILHNGEPALIMTKNSFNGIFADYAVYYNMTHFTYDSGQLLLGYNWMRQATERTLYANVWLPICINTLKKWLNRENNFVMRRVPPRLRLIKKEVSGDLQVICLAFGFYPRHINLTLLRDGHPVAEQDLTGGEVLPSGDGTYQLRKSIYVSTEELREKHNYTCTASHLSLNNKLDVSWESGAERVHLFILSGPLVMALIVILFCILICLARRIRAASQNLQLVSVDALEADERNLSSDSEI, encoded by the exons ATGCTACACAAGGCTACACTTCAAAATCATGGGCAAACTGTCAATCTTTTTGTTTGTTCTTTCATTTTACACCATTGTCAACGCAG GGGTTACCATATTACAGACAAAATGAATGACGAAGCTCAGGATGGAACTTATGTACTTGGAACTATGTACCACCACATGAAAGAGAGATCATTTCGCCTAAAGCACCACTTAAATCTCACGGAAGGTGTTCACGTTCAGCAGAGAATCGGTGGCTGTGAGATACTGCACAATGGTGAACCGGCCCTGATCATGACAAAGAACTCTTTTAATGGAATTTTTGCAGATTATGCGGTATATTACAACATGACACATTTTACATATGATTCTGGGCAACTACTACTAGGATATAATTGGATGAGGCAAGCAACTGAAAGAACACTTTATGCTAATGTTTGGCTTCCTATTTGCATCAACACACTGAAAAAATGGCTGAACAGAGAAAATAACTTTGTGATGCGGAGAGTGCCTCCCAGACTCCGGTTGATAAAGAAAGAGGTTTCTGGAGACCTCCAGGTGATCTGCCTGGCGTTTGGTTTCTACCCCCGCCACATAAACTTGACCCTGCTGAGAGATGGCCATCCAGTGGCAGAACAGGATCTGACAGGGGGGGAGGTTCTGCCTAGTGGAGACGGGACCTACCAGCTGAGGAAGAGTATTTATGTCAGTACTGAGGAGCTAAGGGAGAAACACAACTACACCTGCACTGCCTCTCACCTCAGTCTGAACAACAAGCTGGATGTCAGTTGGGAGTCTGGGGCAGAGAGAGTTCACCTATTCATCCTCTCAGGTCCACTGGTGATGGCGCTGATTGTTATTCTGTTCTGCATTTTAATTTGCCTCGCAAGGAGGATACGCGCCGCATCGCAGAATTTGCAACTAGTCAGCGTTGATGCATTAGAGGCAGATGAAAGGAACCTGTCATCAGATTCTGAGATCTAA